The following coding sequences lie in one Bacteroides helcogenes P 36-108 genomic window:
- the gnd gene encoding decarboxylating NADP(+)-dependent phosphogluconate dehydrogenase, whose translation MENQNKSDIGLIGLAVMGENLALNMADKGWNVSVYNRTVPGVEEGVVQRFTGGRARGKSIEGFTDIAGFVASVAVPRKIMMMVRAGSAVDELMEQLFPLLSEGDILIDGGNSNYEDTDRRVMLAEKKGFRFIGAGVSGGEEGALNGASIMPGGSASAWPEVKSVLQSIAAKASDGTPCCDWIGPASSGHFVKMIHNGIEYGDMQLIAEAYWVMKKLLGLDNEQMADIFARWNEGKLRSYLTEITAGILRHKDKAGGYLIDKILDAAGQKGTGKWSVINAMELGMPLGLIATAVFERSLSAQKSLRDAASRQFAGQRLQAVYNKPEMIQDIHSALYASKLVSYAQGFAVLQRASDAFGWQLDLASIARMWRGGCIIRSAFLNDIAAAFQAQDKAGIPRHLLLAPYFKNEIQQQLPGWKHLVMQSMKEELPVPAFSSALNYFYSLVSAKLPANMIQAQRDYFGAHTFERTDELRGLFFHENWTGRGGETKSGTYNV comes from the coding sequence ATGGAAAATCAGAATAAATCGGACATAGGCCTTATCGGGCTTGCCGTTATGGGCGAGAATCTTGCTCTCAACATGGCGGATAAAGGATGGAATGTTTCGGTCTATAACCGTACTGTCCCCGGAGTGGAAGAAGGAGTGGTGCAGCGCTTCACGGGTGGGCGCGCCCGTGGAAAGAGCATTGAAGGTTTCACGGACATAGCCGGCTTTGTGGCTTCTGTTGCCGTTCCCCGCAAGATAATGATGATGGTTCGTGCCGGCAGTGCCGTTGACGAACTGATGGAACAGCTTTTCCCCCTTTTGTCGGAAGGCGATATCCTGATAGATGGCGGCAATTCTAATTATGAAGATACCGACCGCAGGGTGATGTTGGCCGAGAAGAAAGGATTCCGCTTCATCGGCGCGGGCGTTTCGGGAGGTGAGGAAGGAGCTCTGAACGGGGCTTCCATCATGCCGGGCGGCTCGGCAAGCGCCTGGCCGGAAGTGAAATCCGTCTTGCAGAGCATTGCGGCGAAAGCCTCGGACGGAACTCCTTGCTGCGACTGGATAGGTCCGGCAAGCTCCGGGCATTTCGTCAAGATGATACACAACGGTATCGAGTATGGCGACATGCAACTCATCGCGGAGGCTTATTGGGTGATGAAAAAGCTGCTTGGACTCGACAATGAGCAGATGGCCGACATCTTTGCCCGTTGGAATGAGGGTAAGCTTCGCAGCTATCTGACAGAAATCACAGCCGGTATCCTCCGCCATAAAGATAAGGCGGGAGGCTATCTGATAGACAAGATTCTTGATGCTGCCGGACAGAAGGGAACAGGCAAATGGTCCGTCATCAATGCAATGGAGCTTGGCATGCCGTTGGGGCTGATTGCCACGGCTGTCTTTGAGCGCAGCCTGTCCGCGCAGAAAAGTCTGCGCGATGCTGCTTCCAGACAATTTGCCGGTCAACGCTTACAGGCGGTATATAACAAGCCGGAGATGATACAAGATATTCATTCGGCCCTGTACGCCTCCAAACTCGTGTCCTATGCCCAGGGCTTCGCTGTGCTTCAGCGGGCTTCCGACGCTTTCGGGTGGCAGCTCGATCTTGCCTCCATTGCCCGCATGTGGCGTGGCGGTTGTATCATTCGCAGCGCATTCCTTAATGATATTGCCGCTGCATTTCAGGCACAGGACAAGGCAGGCATTCCCCGACATCTCCTGTTGGCCCCTTATTTTAAGAATGAGATACAGCAGCAGCTTCCCGGTTGGAAACATCTGGTGATGCAGTCCATGAAGGAAGAGCTTCCCGTGCCTGCCTTCTCATCTGCCCTGAATTATTTCTATTCGCTGGTTTCTGCCAAACTGCCCGCCAACATGATTCAGGCGCAGCGTGACTATTTCGGCGCCCATACCTTTGAACGGACGGACGAATTGCGTGGCCTCTTCTTCCACGAGAACTGGACGGGACGGGGAGGAGAAACGAAATCAGGTACGTATAATGTGTAA
- the pgl gene encoding 6-phosphogluconolactonase: protein MKSYIYSTATETAHALVKHLIGMMGREPEKIFYFAFSGGSTPSLMFDIWANEYKHVTPWERMRVYWVDERCVPMEDSESNYGTMRRLLLDEVGMPDEFVFPIFGNHPPEAEAKRYSAQVCRTVPLKNGFPTFDAVMLGAGDDGHTSSIFPGQEYLLSSFHPYEVSVNPYNGQQRIAMTGCLLFAARKLIFFITGKNKAGVVRDILASGDTGPAAYVAHHAVDVEIFIDVQAEKADTDI from the coding sequence ATGAAAAGTTATATATACAGTACGGCTACAGAGACGGCGCATGCACTCGTCAAACATCTTATCGGCATGATGGGGCGTGAGCCTGAAAAGATTTTCTATTTTGCATTCAGCGGGGGAAGCACTCCCTCGCTTATGTTTGATATTTGGGCGAATGAATACAAGCATGTCACTCCTTGGGAAAGGATGCGCGTTTATTGGGTGGACGAACGGTGCGTGCCAATGGAAGACTCCGAAAGCAATTACGGCACTATGCGTCGCCTGCTGCTGGATGAAGTGGGTATGCCGGATGAGTTTGTGTTTCCTATTTTCGGCAACCATCCTCCCGAAGCCGAGGCAAAGCGCTATTCAGCGCAAGTATGCCGTACGGTTCCCCTTAAGAATGGTTTCCCCACTTTTGATGCTGTGATGCTTGGTGCGGGAGATGACGGACATACATCTTCTATTTTTCCCGGTCAGGAATACTTGCTTTCTTCCTTTCACCCCTATGAAGTGAGTGTCAATCCCTATAATGGTCAGCAGCGTATTGCCATGACAGGGTGTCTTCTGTTTGCCGCCCGAAAGCTTATTTTCTTTATTACCGGTAAGAACAAGGCTGGGGTTGTCCGTGATATTCTTGCTTCGGGTGATACGGGGCCGGCTGCTTATGTGGCCCATCATGCCGTAGACGTCGAGATTTTTATAGATGTTCAGGCAGAGAAAGCGGATACGGATATTTAG
- a CDS encoding protein-glutamine glutaminase produces the protein MKRFLFVLHVIGMLSFVGACTHDDNNEALSFTPPVVELKVPTGIYSNGDQLRISVMLSHQFYTIESKAENKGFIELIKKAINYESLLAFYIKEGTKEIQLVREASAEDTSRFKAVFSLVKGETAFSKLEPIIPNPQTLNGLFAKIQNASCSFPVKKPCISFDYPVDGCYARAHKMRQLINENGYECKKEFVYGDLRARYGVKMSNQDGCCVSWSYHVAVLLTYKDEKGVLQECIIDPSLFDTPISDSDWRKACANSSCGPVSISSFTTTPGNVYYRSPKGTLLYDDGYVNTDCVLDIFADYSGCYLPAPSTVSCGF, from the coding sequence ATGAAACGATTTCTATTTGTATTGCATGTCATTGGCATGCTTTCATTTGTGGGTGCATGCACACACGATGATAATAATGAAGCATTATCTTTCACTCCCCCTGTTGTAGAACTCAAAGTACCTACGGGTATTTATTCGAACGGAGATCAGTTAAGAATTTCCGTCATGCTATCTCACCAATTTTATACGATAGAATCAAAAGCGGAAAATAAAGGCTTTATTGAGCTAATAAAGAAAGCTATAAATTATGAATCCTTGCTTGCTTTTTATATTAAAGAAGGCACAAAGGAAATCCAATTAGTCCGAGAGGCTTCTGCTGAAGATACATCCAGGTTCAAAGCAGTATTCAGTCTTGTAAAAGGTGAGACTGCTTTTTCAAAACTTGAACCAATCATTCCAAATCCTCAAACTTTGAATGGTCTCTTTGCGAAAATACAGAATGCTTCCTGCTCTTTCCCCGTGAAGAAACCTTGTATTTCTTTTGATTATCCCGTGGATGGTTGCTATGCCCGTGCACATAAAATGCGTCAGTTGATAAATGAAAACGGCTATGAATGTAAGAAAGAATTTGTATATGGAGATTTAAGAGCAAGGTATGGTGTCAAAATGTCTAACCAAGATGGTTGCTGTGTCAGTTGGAGCTATCATGTAGCCGTGCTGTTAACTTATAAAGATGAAAAAGGTGTGCTTCAGGAATGTATTATAGATCCTTCTTTGTTTGATACTCCCATTTCTGATTCTGACTGGCGGAAAGCATGTGCTAATTCTTCCTGTGGCCCTGTATCAATATCCTCTTTTACTACCACGCCAGGTAATGTATATTATAGAAGTCCCAAAGGTACGCTTCTATACGATGATGGATATGTTAATACAGATTGCGTACTTGATATTTTCGCTGATTACTCAGGTTGTTATCTGCCTGCTCCATCTACAGTTTCATGTGGATTTTAA
- a CDS encoding GDP-L-fucose synthase family protein: MDRNAKIYVAGHHGLVGSAIWKNLQEKGYTNLVGKTHKELDLLDAVAVRQFFDNEQPEYVFLAAAFVGGIMANSIYRADFIYRNLQIQQNVIGESFRHHVKKLLFLGSTCIYPRDAEQPMKEDALLTSALEYTNEPYAISKIAGLKMCESFNLQYGTNYIAVMPTNLYGPNDNFDLERSHVLPAMIRKIHLAHCLKQGDWQAVRHDLNQRPVEGIGGANSEEDILNILAKYGISPEEVRLWGTGTPLREFLWSEEMADASVFVMEQVDFKDTFSPGDKDIRNCHINIGTGKEITIRRLAELIVSTVGYQGRLTFDSGKPDGTMRKLTDPSKLHSLGWHHKVEIEEGVQRMYDWYLK, from the coding sequence ATGGATAGAAACGCAAAAATATACGTGGCCGGACACCACGGACTGGTAGGCTCCGCCATCTGGAAAAACCTGCAAGAGAAAGGTTATACCAACCTCGTAGGCAAAACGCATAAGGAACTCGACCTGCTCGACGCAGTGGCCGTGCGCCAATTCTTCGACAACGAGCAACCGGAATACGTCTTCCTCGCCGCCGCCTTCGTGGGCGGCATCATGGCCAACAGCATCTACCGCGCCGACTTCATCTACCGCAATCTGCAGATACAGCAGAACGTCATCGGCGAAAGCTTCCGCCATCACGTCAAGAAACTCCTCTTCCTGGGCAGCACCTGCATCTATCCGCGCGACGCGGAACAGCCCATGAAGGAAGACGCCCTGCTCACCTCCGCATTGGAATACACCAACGAGCCCTACGCCATCTCCAAGATAGCCGGGCTGAAGATGTGCGAGAGCTTCAACCTGCAATACGGCACAAACTACATCGCCGTGATGCCCACCAACCTCTACGGCCCCAACGACAACTTCGACCTGGAACGCAGCCATGTCCTCCCTGCCATGATACGCAAGATACACCTTGCCCACTGCCTGAAGCAAGGCGACTGGCAAGCCGTGCGCCACGACCTGAACCAACGCCCGGTAGAGGGCATCGGCGGTGCGAACAGCGAGGAAGACATTCTGAACATCCTCGCCAAATACGGCATCAGCCCCGAAGAAGTACGCCTGTGGGGTACGGGCACTCCCCTGCGCGAATTCCTGTGGAGCGAAGAAATGGCCGACGCCAGTGTCTTCGTCATGGAGCAAGTGGACTTCAAAGACACCTTCAGCCCCGGTGACAAAGACATACGCAACTGCCACATCAACATCGGCACGGGCAAGGAAATCACCATCCGCCGCCTGGCCGAACTCATCGTCAGCACCGTAGGCTATCAAGGCCGCCTCACCTTCGACTCCGGCAAACCGGACGGAACCATGCGCAAACTCACCGACCCCTCCAAACTCCACTCTCTGGGCTGGCATCACAAAGTGGAAATCGAAGAAGGAGTACAGCGGATGTATGACTGGTATCTGAAATAG
- a CDS encoding thiol-activated cytolysin family protein — protein MNKLIISGFYVILCSVFIFSSCSNDDSLPGNGLLGETAKSLDGYISSLPSIEQIKPFKERVVQQPESRSSVFGGAYLYTRASGNSSGQEFEQANEVEEQLLFSEDQEIFYPGALIKAKNIVNGSYTPIIVPRNPITISTSLVGDKKSSVTVEDPKLSTVRDALNDLLTRTYDTPSANITYSSEEVYDETYLKLALGANYTGTVGSVKASGLFSFKKEKNHFLVKIQQVFYTIDIDLPSKPSDFFSQADFDYKSLLGDEKPVYISSIKMGRVFLLGIETTMSKVEAEAKIQASFLRGAFDANAETAFNDLSKKSVIKARVLGGNASLSAKAISDIKQLKTLLEDGAKFSRDNPGIAISYKMRELGTNNTFRTVIYSKYRKNDSRFNDKRLDFHLYFEKSYLKTVAGKDVPFTGQIYLEVQKADAPNSRKEAIWFYHGTFEREIIAFEKGDKIILTFDRRDKDDEYRDEYVFELPSFEKLMERAEAIDGKYPHLYDMQTNGALVIMDSTKQLLLKLELEKHRIYEK, from the coding sequence ATGAACAAATTAATTATCTCTGGTTTTTACGTAATCCTATGCAGTGTCTTTATTTTCTCATCTTGCAGTAATGACGATAGCTTGCCGGGTAACGGTCTTTTGGGAGAGACAGCAAAATCTCTGGATGGGTATATTTCTTCCTTGCCATCCATCGAGCAGATAAAGCCCTTTAAGGAAAGGGTGGTGCAACAACCGGAGAGCCGCAGCAGTGTGTTCGGCGGAGCTTATCTGTACACCCGTGCTTCAGGAAATTCTTCCGGTCAGGAGTTTGAGCAGGCAAATGAGGTGGAGGAACAGTTACTTTTCAGCGAGGATCAGGAAATATTCTATCCGGGTGCGCTGATCAAGGCAAAGAATATAGTGAACGGGAGTTATACTCCTATCATTGTGCCTAGGAATCCTATAACCATCTCAACGAGCCTTGTGGGTGATAAGAAATCATCTGTCACCGTGGAGGACCCTAAGCTCTCTACCGTAAGGGACGCATTGAACGACTTGCTAACCCGTACCTATGACACCCCTTCTGCCAATATCACTTATTCGTCGGAGGAGGTGTATGACGAGACTTACCTGAAACTTGCCCTTGGGGCTAACTATACGGGCACTGTCGGTTCTGTGAAAGCGAGTGGGCTGTTTAGTTTCAAAAAAGAGAAAAATCATTTTTTGGTGAAGATACAGCAGGTGTTCTATACCATTGACATTGATTTGCCCTCCAAACCGTCTGACTTCTTCTCTCAAGCTGACTTTGACTATAAGTCCTTGTTGGGTGATGAAAAGCCTGTTTACATATCCTCTATCAAGATGGGTCGGGTATTCCTTTTGGGTATCGAAACGACGATGAGTAAGGTGGAGGCCGAAGCGAAGATTCAGGCCTCATTTCTGAGGGGTGCGTTTGATGCGAATGCTGAGACTGCTTTTAACGACCTGAGCAAGAAGTCTGTGATCAAGGCCCGTGTGCTCGGTGGTAACGCAAGCCTGAGCGCAAAGGCAATTTCAGATATCAAACAGCTCAAGACGCTTCTGGAGGATGGTGCGAAGTTCAGTCGTGATAATCCCGGAATTGCCATATCCTATAAGATGCGGGAATTGGGTACTAACAACACTTTCCGGACGGTTATCTACTCCAAATACCGTAAAAATGACTCTCGTTTCAATGACAAGCGGCTTGACTTCCATTTGTATTTTGAAAAGTCTTATCTGAAGACTGTGGCGGGGAAGGATGTTCCTTTTACGGGTCAAATTTATCTGGAAGTGCAGAAGGCAGATGCGCCTAATAGCCGGAAGGAGGCCATTTGGTTTTATCATGGTACTTTTGAACGTGAAATCATAGCCTTCGAGAAGGGTGACAAGATCATCCTTACATTCGACCGACGAGATAAGGACGATGAGTATCGAGATGAGTATGTGTTTGAGCTTCCTTCGTTTGAAAAGCTTATGGAAAGGGCAGAGGCCATAGACGGCAAATATCCCCATCTCTATGATATGCAGACAAATGGTGCTTTGGTTATCATGGATTCCACTAAGCAGCTCCTGTTGAAACTGGAACTGGAGAAGCATAGGATTTACGAGAAATAA
- a CDS encoding dicarboxylate/amino acid:cation symporter produces MKTLHIGLLPQIIIAIVIGILSGHFLPVPMVRLFVTFNGIFSEFLGFSIPLIIVGLVTVAIADIGKGAGKMLLITALIAYGATLFSGFLSYFTGVSVFPSLIETGIPLEEVSEAQGVQPYFSVAIPPLMNVMTALVLAFTLGLGLAHLRGDTLKNAARDFQEIIVAAIGVVILPLLPVYIFGIFLNMTHSGQVFGVLAVFVKIIGVIFLLHVFLLVLQYCIAGLLVRRNPFKLLGRMMPAYFTALGTQSSAATIPVTLEQTKRNGVSAQIAGFVIPLCATIHLSGSTLKIVACALALMIMQGIPYDFPLFAGFIFMLGITMVAAPGVPGGAIMAALGILQSMLGFDESAQALMIALYIAMDSFGTACNVTGDGAIALIIDKIMGDGVSRKRKHQ; encoded by the coding sequence ATGAAGACACTCCACATCGGCCTTCTGCCGCAAATCATCATTGCCATCGTCATCGGCATCCTCTCCGGCCATTTCCTCCCCGTCCCCATGGTACGGCTGTTTGTCACCTTCAATGGCATCTTCAGTGAATTCCTCGGTTTCTCCATTCCGCTTATCATCGTGGGCCTGGTCACCGTTGCCATAGCCGACATCGGAAAGGGGGCGGGAAAGATGCTCCTTATCACGGCCCTCATAGCCTATGGCGCCACTTTGTTTTCAGGATTCCTCTCTTATTTCACCGGGGTGTCGGTGTTTCCTTCACTCATCGAAACAGGCATTCCGCTTGAGGAAGTGAGCGAGGCGCAAGGCGTGCAACCTTATTTCTCGGTAGCCATCCCTCCTCTGATGAACGTGATGACGGCATTGGTGCTGGCGTTCACCCTGGGACTGGGATTGGCGCATCTGCGGGGCGACACGCTGAAGAACGCCGCCCGCGACTTTCAGGAAATCATCGTGGCCGCAATCGGTGTGGTGATACTTCCGTTGCTGCCCGTCTATATATTCGGGATCTTCCTCAACATGACACACAGCGGACAAGTGTTCGGCGTACTGGCGGTCTTTGTCAAGATTATCGGTGTCATCTTCCTGCTTCATGTCTTTCTGCTGGTGCTGCAATACTGCATTGCAGGGCTGCTTGTCCGCCGCAACCCCTTCAAACTGCTCGGACGGATGATGCCCGCCTATTTCACGGCGCTGGGCACGCAGAGCAGTGCCGCCACCATCCCGGTAACTCTGGAGCAGACCAAGAGGAACGGTGTGTCGGCCCAAATCGCAGGCTTTGTCATTCCCCTTTGTGCCACCATCCACCTGAGTGGCAGCACGCTGAAGATTGTGGCGTGTGCACTGGCGCTGATGATTATGCAGGGGATTCCCTATGACTTTCCTCTGTTTGCCGGATTCATCTTCATGCTGGGCATCACGATGGTAGCGGCTCCCGGCGTTCCGGGCGGGGCCATCATGGCGGCGCTGGGCATCCTGCAGTCCATGCTGGGCTTCGACGAATCGGCACAAGCGTTGATGATAGCGCTCTACATTGCAATGGATAGCTTCGGAACGGCATGCAACGTGACGGGTGACGGAGCCATCGCACTGATTATCGACAAGATAATGGGGGATGGAGTCTCCCGCAAACGCAAACATCAGTAA
- the zwf gene encoding glucose-6-phosphate dehydrogenase has protein sequence MDKFVMIIFGASGDLTKRKLMPALYTLYNAGRLPDDFFIVGIGRTDYTDSRYREYILNELHKNASVGQPERKPEDFCSHLHYLSLDPAEAGSYGLLDACLRKLTGEEKPENLLYYLATPPSLYGIIPLHLKAARLNRPHTRIIVEKPFGYDLESAQELNHIYASVFEESQIYRIDHFLGKETAQNILAFRFANGIFEPLWNRNYIDYVEITAVENLGIEQRGGFYDGTGALRDMVQNHLIQLVALTAMEPPAIFNADNFRNEVVKVYDSLAPLTREDLNEHIVRGQYTASAVKPGYREEKNVAPDSRTETYIAMKIGINNWRWKDVPFYIRTGKQMPTKVTEIVVHFRETPHQMFRCEGGHCPRANKLILRLQPNEGIVLKFGMKVPGPGFDVQQVMMDFSYDKLGILSVGDAYARLIEDCILGDSTLFTRSDAVEASWRFFDPVLRYWKENQNAPLYGYPAGTWGPLESETMMREHGAEWTNPCKNLTNTDEYCEL, from the coding sequence ATGGATAAATTTGTAATGATCATATTCGGCGCTTCGGGCGACCTGACAAAACGCAAACTGATGCCGGCACTTTATACCTTATATAATGCCGGCCGTCTGCCGGATGATTTTTTCATCGTGGGCATAGGACGTACCGATTATACGGACAGCCGTTATCGGGAATATATCCTGAACGAACTTCACAAAAATGCATCCGTCGGGCAGCCGGAACGGAAGCCTGAGGATTTTTGCAGCCATCTGCACTACCTTTCTTTAGATCCAGCCGAAGCCGGAAGCTATGGCCTGCTGGATGCATGCCTGCGGAAACTCACAGGAGAGGAGAAGCCCGAAAATCTGTTGTATTATCTGGCCACTCCTCCCTCCCTCTATGGCATCATTCCCCTTCACCTGAAGGCAGCGCGGCTGAACCGTCCCCATACACGGATTATTGTGGAAAAGCCCTTTGGCTATGATCTGGAATCGGCGCAGGAGTTGAATCATATCTATGCCTCTGTATTCGAGGAAAGCCAGATTTATCGTATAGATCATTTTTTAGGTAAAGAAACGGCGCAGAATATTTTGGCTTTCCGTTTTGCTAACGGTATCTTCGAGCCGCTTTGGAACCGCAACTATATCGATTATGTGGAAATCACGGCAGTGGAGAATTTGGGCATCGAACAGCGTGGAGGTTTTTATGACGGTACGGGTGCGTTGCGCGATATGGTACAGAATCATCTTATTCAGTTGGTTGCACTTACTGCCATGGAACCGCCAGCCATCTTCAATGCAGACAATTTCCGCAATGAGGTAGTCAAAGTGTATGACTCGCTTGCACCTCTGACGCGGGAAGACCTGAACGAGCATATTGTCCGTGGGCAATATACGGCTTCGGCCGTAAAGCCGGGGTATAGGGAAGAAAAGAACGTCGCTCCCGATTCACGTACGGAAACTTATATAGCCATGAAAATAGGTATCAATAACTGGCGTTGGAAGGATGTACCTTTCTATATACGTACAGGCAAGCAAATGCCTACCAAGGTTACTGAGATCGTAGTTCATTTCCGGGAAACTCCACATCAGATGTTCCGTTGTGAAGGTGGGCATTGCCCGCGTGCCAACAAACTCATACTCCGTTTGCAACCCAATGAAGGCATTGTCCTCAAGTTTGGAATGAAAGTGCCTGGGCCTGGATTTGATGTACAACAGGTTATGATGGACTTCAGCTATGATAAATTGGGCATCCTTTCTGTGGGTGATGCCTATGCCCGCCTCATTGAAGACTGCATACTGGGAGATTCCACACTCTTTACCCGCAGTGATGCCGTGGAAGCCTCGTGGAGATTCTTTGATCCTGTATTACGTTATTGGAAAGAGAATCAGAATGCACCGTTATACGGATATCCCGCAGGTACTTGGGGACCGTTGGAGAGTGAAACAATGATGCGTGAACATGGTGCTGAATGGACCAATCCATGCAAAAATTTAACGAATACGGATGAATATTGTGAGTTATGA
- the gmd gene encoding GDP-mannose 4,6-dehydratase — MKTALISGITGQDGSFLAEFLLQKGYEVHGILRRSSSFNTARIEHLYFDEWVRDMKRSRTINLHYGDMTDSSSLIRIIQQVQPDEIYNLAAQSHVKVSFDVPEYTAETDAVGTLRMLEAVRILGMEKKTKIYQASTSELFGKVQEVPQRETTPFYPRSPYGVAKQYGFWITKNYRESYGMFAVNGILFNHESERRGETFVTRKITLAAARIAQGFQDKLYLGNLDARRDWGYARDYVECMWLILQHDRPEDFVIATGEMHTVREFATLAFREVGIDLRWEGTGADERGIDVKTGKVIVEVDPKYFRPAEVEQLLGDPTKAKTLLGWNPRQTTFEELVRIMAAHDMKFVKKLHLRSLDDDSASARK; from the coding sequence ATGAAAACAGCCCTTATCTCCGGCATCACCGGACAAGACGGTTCGTTCCTCGCCGAATTCCTCTTGCAGAAAGGTTACGAAGTGCACGGCATCCTGCGCCGTTCCTCCTCCTTCAATACAGCCCGCATAGAGCACCTCTACTTTGACGAGTGGGTGCGCGACATGAAGCGCAGCCGCACCATCAACCTGCACTACGGCGACATGACGGACTCCTCTTCCCTCATCCGCATCATCCAGCAAGTGCAGCCCGACGAGATATACAACCTCGCCGCGCAGAGCCACGTCAAAGTGTCCTTCGACGTGCCCGAATACACCGCCGAAACCGACGCCGTGGGAACCCTGCGCATGCTCGAAGCCGTGCGCATCCTCGGCATGGAGAAGAAGACAAAGATTTATCAAGCCTCCACCTCCGAACTCTTCGGCAAGGTGCAGGAAGTGCCCCAGCGGGAGACGACCCCCTTCTACCCCCGCAGCCCCTACGGAGTGGCCAAGCAATACGGCTTCTGGATTACGAAGAACTACCGCGAGAGCTACGGCATGTTTGCCGTGAACGGCATCCTCTTCAACCACGAAAGCGAACGCCGCGGCGAGACTTTCGTCACCCGCAAGATAACCCTTGCCGCCGCCCGCATCGCCCAAGGCTTTCAGGACAAGCTCTATCTGGGCAACCTCGACGCACGCCGCGACTGGGGCTATGCCCGCGACTACGTGGAGTGCATGTGGCTCATCCTGCAACACGACCGGCCGGAGGACTTCGTCATCGCCACGGGCGAGATGCACACCGTGCGCGAGTTTGCCACCCTCGCCTTCCGCGAAGTGGGCATCGACCTGCGCTGGGAAGGCACGGGAGCTGACGAACGGGGCATTGATGTGAAAACCGGAAAAGTGATTGTGGAAGTCGATCCTAAGTACTTCCGCCCCGCCGAAGTGGAGCAGCTCTTGGGCGACCCCACCAAGGCGAAGACTCTGTTAGGCTGGAATCCGAGGCAGACTACCTTTGAGGAATTGGTGCGCATCATGGCGGCACACGACATGAAATTCGTGAAGAAACTGCACCTGAGAAGTCTCGACGACGACTCCGCTTCTGCTCGCAAGTAA
- a CDS encoding HU family DNA-binding protein, protein MAKFRFVKKSKPNAKNEPGKWYASPVVTNRLNTNTVCRAVTRNTTVAPTELESAFNLVCDGIPPQLQQGNSVQLGKLGTLRLSFGSAGVDDIEHFNTASMIKNVKVIFTPSKELMSAVKDGLSFENAGVVDAGFTYATTRAYKDAQAQGGSGTGGSGSGGSGSGDENENPLG, encoded by the coding sequence ATGGCTAAATTCAGATTTGTAAAGAAAAGCAAACCAAACGCGAAGAATGAACCGGGCAAATGGTACGCCTCGCCCGTAGTGACCAACCGACTGAACACGAACACCGTGTGCCGCGCCGTGACGCGAAACACCACCGTGGCGCCCACCGAACTGGAGTCCGCCTTCAACCTCGTGTGCGACGGCATCCCCCCGCAGCTCCAGCAGGGCAACAGCGTGCAACTGGGCAAACTCGGCACACTCCGCCTCTCCTTCGGCAGCGCGGGCGTGGACGACATCGAGCACTTCAACACCGCCTCGATGATAAAGAACGTCAAAGTCATCTTCACCCCAAGCAAGGAGCTGATGTCCGCCGTGAAGGACGGGCTCTCCTTTGAGAATGCCGGCGTGGTGGACGCGGGCTTCACCTACGCCACCACCCGCGCCTACAAGGATGCGCAGGCGCAGGGCGGCTCGGGCACGGGCGGCAGCGGTTCCGGCGGTTCCGGCTCAGGAGACGAAAACGAAAATCCCTTGGGATAA